Proteins encoded within one genomic window of Bradyrhizobium sp. 186:
- the trpS gene encoding tryptophan--tRNA ligase, giving the protein MPFVERVFSGVQPTGNLHLGNYLGAIVNFVKMQETHNCIYCVVDMHAITQGVDVWGGPAELARNTREVTAAFIASGIDPNKHIVFNQSQVSGHAELAWIFNCVARMGWLGRMTQFKEKAGKDRENASVGLFDYPVLMAADILLYRATHVPVGEDQKQHLELSRDIAQKFNNDFGDSIRSHGANDGLFFPLPEPLITGPATRVMSLRDGTKKMSKSEASDNSRINLTDDADTIAQKIRKAKTDPEPLPTEEKGLEARPEADNLVGIFAALSGRPKAEVLREFGGGQFSSFKNALAELCVTKLAPIAGEMKRLVADPGHIDAILNDGADRARAIADETMKLSKDIVGFIRRR; this is encoded by the coding sequence ATGCCATTCGTTGAACGGGTTTTTTCGGGCGTCCAGCCGACGGGCAATCTGCATCTCGGCAACTATCTCGGCGCGATCGTCAACTTCGTGAAGATGCAGGAAACCCACAACTGCATTTACTGCGTCGTCGACATGCATGCGATCACGCAAGGGGTTGACGTCTGGGGCGGACCGGCCGAGCTCGCGCGCAACACCCGCGAGGTGACCGCGGCGTTCATCGCAAGCGGCATCGATCCGAACAAGCACATCGTGTTCAACCAGAGCCAGGTCTCGGGCCACGCCGAGCTCGCCTGGATTTTCAACTGCGTCGCGCGTATGGGCTGGCTGGGCCGTATGACCCAGTTCAAGGAGAAGGCCGGCAAGGACCGCGAGAATGCCTCCGTCGGGCTGTTCGACTATCCCGTGCTGATGGCGGCCGATATTTTGCTGTATCGCGCCACCCACGTGCCGGTCGGCGAGGACCAGAAGCAGCACCTCGAGCTCTCACGCGACATCGCGCAGAAGTTCAACAACGATTTCGGTGACTCGATCCGCAGCCACGGCGCCAATGACGGCCTGTTCTTCCCGTTGCCGGAGCCGTTGATCACCGGACCGGCGACGCGTGTGATGAGCTTGCGTGACGGCACCAAGAAGATGTCGAAGTCGGAAGCGTCCGACAATTCGCGCATCAACCTGACCGACGATGCCGACACCATCGCGCAGAAGATCCGCAAGGCGAAGACCGATCCGGAACCGCTGCCGACCGAGGAAAAGGGCCTGGAAGCACGTCCCGAGGCCGACAATCTCGTTGGCATTTTTGCAGCGCTCTCCGGCCGTCCGAAGGCCGAGGTGCTGCGCGAGTTCGGCGGCGGCCAGTTCTCCAGCTTCAAGAACGCGCTGGCGGAGCTGTGCGTCACCAAGCTTGCGCCGATCGCCGGCGAGATGAAGCGCCTCGTCGCCGACCCCGGCCATATCGACGCCATCCTGAATGATGGCGCCGACCGTGCCCGCGCGATCGCCGACGAGACCATGAAGCTTTCGAAGGACATCGTCGGCTTCATCCGCCGGCGCTGA
- a CDS encoding universal stress protein, with protein sequence MTRKRQCFEPGHKPKCLVIVDDTAEWDRAVYYASRWAIRAGGGVVMLRIIETEQQNQEWLGVADIMRAEAHEAAEAALDRAAGRANGIAAITPERVIREGAAMEQLLAVIDEDPDIAMLVLAANPGAEGPGPLVALLTHAVGTFPIPVTIISGALSDQSVDSLS encoded by the coding sequence ATGACCAGAAAGCGACAGTGCTTCGAGCCGGGTCACAAGCCCAAATGCCTTGTCATCGTCGACGACACCGCCGAATGGGATCGCGCGGTCTATTACGCCAGCCGCTGGGCGATCCGCGCCGGCGGCGGCGTGGTGATGCTGCGCATCATCGAGACCGAGCAGCAGAACCAGGAATGGCTGGGCGTGGCCGACATCATGCGCGCCGAGGCGCATGAAGCAGCGGAAGCTGCGCTCGACCGCGCCGCCGGCCGCGCCAACGGCATCGCCGCGATCACGCCGGAACGCGTGATCCGCGAAGGCGCCGCGATGGAACAGCTGCTCGCGGTGATCGACGAGGACCCGGACATCGCCATGCTGGTGCTCGCCGCCAATCCCGGCGCGGAAGGGCCCGGGCCGCTGGTCGCGCTGCTCACCCATGCGGTGGGCACGTTCCCGATTCCGGTGACGATCATTTCCGGGGCACTGAGCGATCAAAGCGTGGATTCGCTGTCGTAG
- the rimI gene encoding ribosomal protein S18-alanine N-acetyltransferase, with amino-acid sequence MMRWLPEWWRGGTAAVEPAVARDAARLAQLHGESFARGWGEGEFETMIGERNTLVHRLRLGRKTIGFAVSRIGADEAEILSIAVDQAHRGRGLSRTLLMTHLGHLAGRGVRTIFLEVEENNQPARRLYDRTGFMVVGRRERYYKQPNGEQLNALLMRRDLS; translated from the coding sequence ATGATGAGATGGCTGCCGGAATGGTGGCGCGGCGGCACTGCCGCCGTGGAGCCGGCTGTTGCGCGCGACGCCGCCCGGCTGGCGCAGCTTCACGGCGAATCCTTCGCGCGCGGCTGGGGCGAAGGCGAGTTCGAGACGATGATCGGCGAGCGCAACACGCTCGTGCATCGGTTGCGCCTGGGCCGCAAGACGATCGGCTTTGCGGTGTCGCGGATCGGCGCGGATGAAGCCGAAATTCTCTCGATCGCAGTCGACCAGGCCCATCGCGGCCGCGGCCTCTCCCGCACGCTGCTGATGACCCATCTCGGTCATCTCGCAGGGCGCGGCGTGCGCACGATATTTCTCGAGGTCGAGGAAAATAACCAGCCGGCGCGGCGGCTCTATGACCGGACCGGATTCATGGTGGTCGGGCGCCGCGAACGCTACTATAAGCAGCCGAACGGGGAACAATTGAACGCACTTCTGATGCGACGTGACTTGTCGTAA
- the murJ gene encoding murein biosynthesis integral membrane protein MurJ has protein sequence MIRSFLTVSTGTLASRLLGFARDSLIAALLGTGAVADAFLAAFQLVNVVRRLLSEGALNAALIPAWLRIRDRDGEEAAATFAGRVLGTVSAALIALSIVIALLMPLIITIIAPGFVGSVSLDLAVQNARLMLPYLAFAGPVTVLMGLLNAQGRFALTAFSPLLFNIALIAAIAALLLWHADAIVAVWMLAATVGVAGLLQLLMLLSQRSARLATPLRVRFDKEMRGFFAKAIPGMIASSGPQWLMVAGAIIASATPSAVSWLYFANRLIELPLGIVGVAMGTVLVPELTRAVGSGDRDAVAHAESRALELATGLALPATLGLIVLAAPIVRLLFEHGAFGADDSTATARALMWLALGLPAHVLIKALSPAFFARSDTMTPLLATAKGFVVAVALAVLLGHFFGATGIAASIAAGAWSSALSLLRKGTTEFGFSIDAAARKRLPRIVLAALAMGALLWLTTGLLPTDIHSLVRFIALGLQIAAGIAVYGLLLQILDVASLREAVNALRRPS, from the coding sequence ATGATCCGCTCCTTCCTGACCGTCTCGACGGGAACACTGGCCTCGCGGCTGCTGGGCTTTGCCCGCGATTCCCTGATCGCGGCGCTGCTCGGCACGGGCGCCGTGGCGGATGCCTTTTTGGCGGCCTTCCAGCTCGTCAACGTCGTGCGCCGGCTGCTCAGCGAGGGGGCACTTAATGCGGCACTGATCCCGGCTTGGCTACGCATCCGTGACCGCGATGGCGAGGAGGCCGCAGCCACGTTTGCGGGACGCGTGCTCGGCACGGTCAGCGCGGCCCTGATCGCGCTCTCGATCGTCATTGCGCTTTTGATGCCGCTGATCATCACGATCATTGCGCCGGGCTTCGTAGGCAGCGTATCGCTCGATCTCGCCGTCCAGAACGCGCGGCTGATGCTGCCATATCTCGCCTTTGCCGGCCCCGTCACCGTGCTGATGGGACTGCTCAACGCGCAAGGACGCTTTGCCCTCACGGCGTTCTCGCCGCTGCTGTTCAACATTGCGCTGATTGCGGCAATCGCGGCACTGCTGCTGTGGCACGCCGATGCAATCGTCGCCGTGTGGATGCTGGCCGCCACGGTCGGCGTCGCTGGCCTGCTGCAACTCCTGATGCTGCTGTCGCAACGGAGTGCACGTCTTGCGACGCCTTTGCGTGTGCGCTTCGACAAGGAGATGCGCGGCTTCTTTGCGAAAGCGATTCCGGGCATGATCGCCAGCTCGGGTCCGCAATGGCTGATGGTCGCCGGCGCGATCATCGCCTCGGCCACGCCCTCCGCCGTCTCCTGGCTCTATTTCGCCAACCGCCTGATCGAATTGCCGCTCGGCATCGTCGGCGTCGCGATGGGCACCGTGCTGGTGCCGGAGCTGACCCGCGCGGTCGGCAGCGGCGACCGTGACGCGGTGGCACATGCGGAATCGCGCGCGCTGGAGCTTGCGACCGGGCTCGCGCTACCGGCCACGCTCGGCCTGATCGTGCTGGCCGCGCCGATCGTGCGGCTGCTGTTCGAGCATGGCGCCTTCGGCGCGGACGACAGCACGGCGACCGCGCGCGCGCTGATGTGGCTGGCGCTGGGCCTGCCGGCTCACGTGCTGATCAAGGCGTTGTCGCCGGCCTTCTTCGCCCGTAGCGACACGATGACGCCTTTGCTGGCGACGGCGAAAGGCTTCGTCGTCGCGGTCGCGCTCGCCGTCCTGCTCGGTCACTTCTTCGGCGCAACCGGGATCGCCGCGAGCATCGCGGCCGGCGCCTGGAGCAGCGCGCTCTCCCTGCTACGAAAAGGCACGACCGAGTTCGGCTTCTCGATCGACGCGGCCGCCCGAAAACGGCTGCCGCGGATCGTGCTTGCCGCTCTCGCCATGGGTGCCCTGCTCTGGCTGACAACGGGGCTCCTGCCCACCGACATCCATAGCCTGGTCCGCTTCATTGCGCTGGGCCTGCAGATCGCGGCAGGAATCGCCGTCTACGGTTTGCTCCTCCAGATCCTCGACGTCGCCTCCTTGCGCGAGGCGGTTAACGCGCTGAGGCGCCCGAGCTAA
- the tsaB gene encoding tRNA (adenosine(37)-N6)-threonylcarbamoyltransferase complex dimerization subunit type 1 TsaB produces MLILAIDTALEACAAAVLDTEAGELLAQESLLMKRGHAEALMPMIARVMQAANLAFTSLDRIAVTVGPGSFTGLRVGISAARGLALAAKRPAVGLTTLSAYAASIVGQSGPAPVISAIDARHDHVYFQIVASDGSQLVRPKVAAIDEAIAASQFGAPHLVGNAAKILAERWPKDAPQPAAVDARAAPDIGWVAWLGAAADPETTPARPFYLRAPDAKPAAIPPFAAQAASS; encoded by the coding sequence ATGCTGATCCTTGCCATCGATACCGCGCTGGAAGCGTGTGCGGCCGCGGTTCTCGACACCGAGGCCGGCGAACTCCTTGCGCAGGAATCGCTTCTCATGAAGCGCGGCCACGCCGAGGCGCTGATGCCGATGATCGCGCGCGTCATGCAGGCGGCCAATCTCGCATTCACCTCGCTCGACCGGATCGCCGTCACCGTCGGCCCTGGAAGCTTTACCGGCCTGCGCGTCGGCATTTCGGCCGCACGCGGCCTTGCGCTCGCGGCCAAGCGGCCCGCCGTCGGGCTGACGACGTTGTCGGCCTACGCTGCCAGCATCGTCGGCCAGAGCGGACCGGCGCCCGTGATCTCGGCGATCGATGCGCGGCACGATCACGTCTATTTCCAGATCGTCGCCAGCGACGGCAGCCAGTTGGTGCGGCCGAAAGTAGCCGCCATCGACGAGGCGATCGCGGCATCGCAATTCGGAGCGCCGCACCTGGTCGGCAATGCCGCAAAAATCCTCGCCGAGCGCTGGCCGAAGGATGCGCCACAACCGGCTGCGGTCGACGCGCGGGCCGCGCCCGACATCGGCTGGGTCGCGTGGCTCGGCGCGGCCGCCGATCCCGAAACAACGCCGGCGCGACCGTTTTATCTGCGTGCCCCCGATGCAAAGCCGGCAGCAATACCGCCGTTCGCAGCACAAGCCGCAAGCTCATGA
- a CDS encoding Fur family transcriptional regulator, with translation MTVLKPSSASTATGIEARCAATGMRMTEQRRVIARVLAEAVDHPDVEELYRRCVAVDDKISISTVYRTVKLFEDAGIIERHDFREGRARYEQMRDSHHDHLINLRDGKVIEFTSEEIEKLQAEIARRLGYKLVDHRLELYCVPLDDDTPTS, from the coding sequence ATGACCGTACTGAAACCTTCTTCCGCATCCACCGCGACCGGCATCGAGGCACGCTGTGCCGCCACCGGCATGCGCATGACCGAGCAGCGGCGCGTCATCGCCCGCGTGCTCGCGGAGGCCGTCGATCATCCCGACGTCGAGGAATTGTACCGGCGCTGTGTCGCCGTCGACGACAAGATCTCGATCTCGACGGTCTATCGCACCGTAAAGCTGTTCGAGGATGCCGGCATCATCGAGCGCCACGATTTTCGCGAAGGCCGCGCGCGCTACGAGCAGATGCGCGACAGCCATCACGACCACCTCATCAATCTGCGCGATGGCAAGGTGATCGAGTTCACTTCGGAAGAGATCGAGAAGCTGCAAGCCGAAATCGCCCGCAGGCTCGGCTACAAGCTGGTCGACCACCGGCTAGAACTCTATTGCGTCCCGCTCGACGACGACACGCCGACAAGTTAG
- a CDS encoding HAD family hydrolase produces the protein MALDLIIFDCDGVLVDSEVISCRAHADVLTRHGYPITSEQVLVRFLGVSERDARRMVEQEIGRNLPDDLEQQVNAATLQSYAGDLQAITHVTAAIGAINLPKCVASSGTPEKIHHGLTCAGLYDLLAPHIFSASQVARGKPAPDLFLFAAEQMKAAPERCLVIEDSVPGVTGACAAGMTVLGFHGGSHCPPGHAARLRAAGAGLTFDDMRQLPELVRRAEADVLAG, from the coding sequence GTGGCACTAGACCTCATCATCTTCGATTGCGACGGCGTGCTCGTCGACAGCGAGGTGATCTCCTGTCGCGCGCATGCGGATGTGCTGACGCGGCACGGCTATCCGATCACCTCGGAGCAGGTGCTCGTCCGCTTTCTCGGCGTATCCGAGCGAGACGCGCGGCGGATGGTCGAACAGGAAATCGGCCGCAATCTCCCCGACGATCTGGAGCAGCAGGTGAATGCGGCCACGCTGCAATCTTACGCCGGCGATCTGCAGGCGATTACCCATGTGACCGCAGCGATCGGCGCAATCAATTTGCCCAAATGCGTTGCATCGAGCGGAACACCGGAGAAGATCCATCACGGCCTGACTTGCGCCGGGCTCTACGACCTGCTCGCTCCGCACATCTTTTCCGCGAGCCAGGTCGCACGCGGCAAGCCCGCGCCCGATCTGTTTCTGTTTGCCGCCGAGCAGATGAAAGCCGCGCCGGAACGGTGCCTCGTGATCGAAGACAGCGTCCCCGGGGTGACCGGCGCGTGCGCCGCCGGGATGACCGTGCTGGGCTTTCACGGTGGCAGCCACTGCCCACCAGGTCACGCCGCCCGGTTGCGTGCCGCCGGCGCTGGGTTGACGTTCGACGATATGCGGCAATTGCCGGAGCTGGTCCGGCGGGCCGAGGCGGACGTCCTGGCGGGGTAA
- a CDS encoding NifU family protein, whose product MFIQTEATPNPATLKFIPGRVVIDGSPMEFASRETAARSPLAEKLFDVPGITGVFYGSDFITVTKANGEWQQLKPAILGAIMEHYMSGAPLLADGAAAGDADLDDEDEFFDEADAETVDMIKDLIETRVRPAVANDGGDITFRGFKDGIVYLNMKGACSGCPSSTATLQHGIQNLLKHFVPDVVEVRPM is encoded by the coding sequence ATGTTCATCCAGACCGAAGCCACCCCTAATCCCGCCACGTTGAAATTCATTCCCGGCCGCGTCGTGATCGACGGCAGCCCGATGGAGTTTGCCAGCCGCGAAACCGCGGCGCGTTCGCCGCTCGCCGAAAAGCTGTTCGACGTGCCCGGCATCACCGGCGTGTTCTACGGATCGGACTTCATCACCGTGACCAAGGCGAACGGTGAATGGCAGCAGCTCAAGCCCGCGATCCTCGGCGCCATCATGGAGCACTACATGTCGGGCGCGCCGCTGCTCGCCGACGGCGCGGCCGCGGGCGATGCCGATCTCGACGACGAGGACGAGTTCTTCGACGAGGCCGATGCCGAGACGGTCGACATGATCAAGGATCTGATCGAGACCCGCGTGCGGCCGGCGGTCGCCAATGACGGCGGCGACATCACCTTCCGCGGCTTCAAGGACGGCATCGTCTATCTCAACATGAAGGGCGCCTGCTCCGGCTGCCCGTCATCGACCGCGACGCTCCAGCACGGCATCCAGAACCTCTTGAAGCACTTCGTGCCCGACGTGGTCGAAGTCCGGCCGATGTAA